The following proteins are encoded in a genomic region of Nocardioides sp. cx-173:
- a CDS encoding ABC transporter ATP-binding protein, translated as MSAPGLRARQLACRYPPSSVDVVDIDELSLGSGVTGLVGVNGAGKTTLLLALAGARRPQGGTVTLDGVDVYGRHRRELVGRIGLMPQELDLPRELRVADALSYVSWLRGVPRRVAGSREPELLALVGLQQRRRERVGRLSGGMRRRLVLATALVTAPQVLLLDEPTTGLDPEQRAQLRRLLMDLPGATVTVLSSHVMEDVERMSTRIVVLDAGRVVHHGDTARFVEERGGPDRSAELAFLSTLARERA; from the coding sequence GTGAGCGCGCCCGGCCTGCGCGCCCGACAGCTGGCCTGTCGCTACCCGCCGTCGAGCGTCGACGTCGTCGACATCGACGAGCTGAGCCTCGGCTCCGGAGTCACCGGCCTGGTGGGCGTCAACGGGGCGGGCAAGACCACGCTGCTCCTGGCGCTGGCCGGTGCCCGGCGGCCGCAGGGCGGCACCGTCACCCTCGACGGGGTCGACGTCTACGGCCGACACCGGCGCGAGCTGGTGGGCCGGATCGGCCTGATGCCCCAGGAGCTCGACCTGCCGCGCGAGCTGCGGGTGGCCGACGCCCTGTCCTACGTGAGCTGGCTGCGCGGCGTCCCGAGACGCGTGGCCGGCTCCCGCGAGCCGGAGCTGTTGGCGCTGGTGGGGCTCCAGCAGCGCCGGCGGGAGCGGGTGGGGCGGCTCTCCGGGGGCATGCGACGACGTCTGGTCCTGGCCACCGCGCTGGTGACCGCGCCACAGGTGCTGCTCCTGGACGAGCCGACCACGGGCCTGGACCCCGAGCAGCGCGCCCAGCTTCGCCGGCTGCTCATGGATCTGCCCGGTGCGACCGTCACGGTGCTCAGCAGCCACGTGATGGAGGACGTGGAGCGGATGTCCACCCGCATCGTCGTGCTCGACGCCGGGCGGGTGGTGCACCACGGCGACACCGCGAGGTTCGTGGAGGAGCGCGGTGGCCCCGACCGCTCGGCCGAGCTCGCCTTCCTCAGCACCCTCGCCCGGGAGCGGGCGTGA
- a CDS encoding helix-turn-helix domain-containing protein, with amino-acid sequence MQLGSPEMLAATIRRRGLSLADLARQCGCSKSMVGHLVTGHKTTCTPDLAERIASALDVPLELLFDAPPEHPYSESRYHR; translated from the coding sequence ATGCAGCTCGGCTCGCCGGAGATGCTCGCCGCGACCATCAGACGACGCGGTCTCTCGCTTGCCGACCTGGCTCGCCAGTGCGGGTGCAGCAAGTCGATGGTCGGCCACCTGGTGACCGGTCACAAGACGACCTGCACGCCCGACCTGGCCGAGCGCATCGCCAGCGCGCTCGACGTCCCCCTCGAGCTCCTCTTCGACGCACCGCCCGAACACCCCTACTCGGAAAGCAGGTACCACCGATGA
- a CDS encoding nucleotide pyrophosphatase/phosphodiesterase family protein: MEKLLVADVVGLTPSLLQHMPRLRRLAEGGSAAVLEPVLPAVTCSVQSTFLTGLTPAEHGIVGNGWYFRDLGEVHLWRQHNRLVQGEKVWDTIRRRVPGYTVANVCWWYAMGATTDWTVTPRPIYYADGKKAPDCYTRPPELHDELVGELGAFPLFQYWGPTASIRSTEWIVGAARRLMPRADLTLAYLPHLDYDLQRFGPDAPQARQAARDVDAALAPLLDDAAALGARVVVLSEYGITSADTPVDVNRALRAAGLLEVYTQDGMEYLDPWTSRAFAVADHQVAHVYVADPADLERVRSVCTGLDGVADVLDRAGQAEVGLDHERAGELVLVADPTAWFTYYYWDDDDRAPDFARGVDIHRKPGYDPAELFFDPEDRMVKARAALTLARKAAGLRYAMKVVPLDPAPVRGTHGRLPSRDQDAPMVLCDRPGVLPDRLAATAVRDLLIELAGLGTEAPVRSTVS, from the coding sequence ATGGAGAAGCTGCTCGTCGCCGACGTCGTCGGCCTCACCCCGTCCCTGCTCCAGCACATGCCGCGGCTGCGCCGCCTCGCGGAGGGCGGATCGGCGGCGGTCCTCGAGCCGGTCCTGCCCGCCGTCACCTGCAGCGTGCAGTCGACGTTCCTCACCGGGCTCACCCCCGCGGAGCACGGCATCGTCGGCAACGGCTGGTACTTCCGCGACCTCGGGGAGGTCCACCTGTGGCGCCAGCACAACCGGCTCGTGCAGGGCGAGAAGGTGTGGGACACCATTCGCCGCCGCGTCCCCGGCTACACCGTCGCCAACGTCTGCTGGTGGTACGCCATGGGCGCCACGACCGACTGGACCGTGACCCCGCGGCCCATCTACTACGCCGACGGCAAGAAGGCACCCGACTGCTACACGCGCCCGCCCGAGCTGCACGACGAGCTGGTCGGTGAGCTCGGCGCGTTCCCGCTGTTCCAGTACTGGGGTCCGACCGCCTCCATCCGCTCCACCGAGTGGATCGTGGGCGCCGCGCGCCGGCTGATGCCCCGGGCCGACCTCACGCTGGCCTACCTCCCGCACCTCGACTACGACCTGCAGCGCTTTGGGCCCGACGCTCCGCAGGCACGACAGGCGGCCCGCGACGTCGACGCGGCGCTGGCGCCGCTGCTCGACGACGCGGCCGCGCTCGGCGCGCGGGTCGTCGTCTTGTCGGAGTACGGCATCACGAGCGCCGACACCCCCGTCGACGTCAACCGGGCGCTGCGGGCGGCCGGCCTGCTCGAGGTCTATACCCAGGACGGCATGGAGTACCTCGACCCGTGGACCTCGCGGGCCTTCGCCGTCGCCGACCACCAGGTGGCCCACGTCTACGTCGCCGACCCGGCCGACCTCGAGCGGGTCCGGTCGGTGTGCACGGGACTGGACGGCGTGGCCGACGTGCTCGACCGGGCCGGGCAGGCCGAGGTGGGCCTCGACCACGAGCGGGCCGGCGAGCTGGTGCTGGTCGCCGACCCGACGGCCTGGTTCACCTACTACTACTGGGACGACGACGACCGGGCGCCCGACTTCGCCCGGGGCGTCGACATCCACCGCAAGCCGGGCTACGACCCCGCCGAGCTCTTCTTCGACCCCGAGGACCGCATGGTCAAGGCGCGAGCAGCGCTCACGCTGGCCCGCAAGGCGGCCGGCCTGCGCTACGCCATGAAGGTGGTGCCGCTCGACCCCGCCCCGGTGCGGGGCACCCACGGTCGGCTTCCCTCGCGCGACCAGGATGCGCCGATGGTGCTCTGCGACCGGCCTGGCGTCCTTCCCGACCGGCTTGCTGCGACCGCGGTCCGAGACCTGCTCATCGAGCTGGCCGGCCTGGGCACCGAGGCGCCGGTGCGCTCGACGGTGTCGTAG
- a CDS encoding flotillin family protein — protein MDLWIPIGGLVLLVVLLVLLVTSRYKVAGPNQAFIVTGRKGKAVLNPETGALTTDLSGQKVILGGGTFVIPFVQKLATLDLSSRRISVQIRGAVSGQGIKLNVEGVAIVKVGGNADQIRLAAQRFLSQQEDVEAFTQEVLAGALRSIVGGLTVEQIIRDRAAFAQRVADESENSLTGQGLILDTFQIQDVTDDGSYLADLGRPEAARVSQAARIAEANARQAAEQASIAAEQEIAIAQRALALKQSEIKAETDAAAATASAAGPLAQADRDQAILLEQEKVAVRQAALTERQLETEVRKPADAARYKVEQEAEANRSAEIARAEAGRAATIAAAEATAEQTRLSGEAEKSRRSALAEAEAIEGAKRGEAEKARRTAEADATRAEGEATAAATLAVGQAEAEAMDKRAEAFAHYNDAAVLQMLIEVLPQIAREVAAPIAAIDQLTVISSDGAGALPRQVNDNVVQTLNMLKTSTGLDLEALIKKSISKAAEGSGLEVDGAVAESR, from the coding sequence ATGGACCTCTGGATCCCCATCGGCGGCCTCGTCCTGCTGGTCGTGCTGCTCGTCCTGCTCGTCACGAGCCGCTACAAGGTCGCCGGGCCCAACCAGGCGTTCATCGTCACCGGCCGCAAGGGCAAGGCGGTCCTCAACCCCGAGACCGGGGCGCTCACGACCGACCTGTCGGGCCAGAAGGTCATCCTCGGCGGCGGCACGTTCGTCATCCCGTTCGTGCAGAAGCTCGCGACCCTCGATCTCTCCTCGCGCCGGATCTCGGTGCAGATCCGGGGCGCCGTGTCCGGTCAGGGCATCAAGCTGAACGTCGAGGGGGTCGCGATCGTCAAGGTCGGCGGCAACGCGGACCAGATCCGGCTGGCCGCGCAGCGCTTCCTCAGCCAGCAGGAGGACGTCGAGGCGTTCACCCAGGAGGTGCTCGCCGGCGCGCTCCGCTCGATCGTCGGTGGCCTCACCGTGGAGCAGATCATCCGCGACCGGGCGGCGTTCGCGCAGCGCGTGGCCGACGAGTCGGAGAACTCCCTGACCGGACAGGGCCTGATCCTCGACACCTTCCAGATCCAGGACGTCACCGACGACGGCAGCTACCTCGCCGACCTCGGCCGGCCGGAGGCGGCTCGGGTGAGCCAGGCCGCCCGCATCGCCGAGGCCAACGCGCGCCAGGCGGCCGAGCAGGCGTCGATCGCCGCCGAGCAGGAGATCGCGATCGCCCAGCGGGCACTGGCGCTCAAGCAGTCCGAGATCAAGGCCGAGACCGACGCGGCCGCGGCGACCGCGTCCGCGGCCGGGCCGCTCGCCCAGGCCGACCGCGACCAGGCGATCCTGCTCGAGCAGGAGAAGGTCGCCGTCCGTCAGGCCGCGCTGACCGAGCGTCAGCTCGAGACCGAGGTGCGCAAGCCGGCCGACGCCGCGCGCTACAAGGTGGAGCAAGAGGCCGAGGCCAACCGGTCCGCCGAGATCGCCCGCGCCGAGGCCGGACGAGCCGCCACGATCGCCGCCGCCGAGGCGACGGCCGAGCAGACGCGCCTCAGCGGCGAGGCCGAGAAGTCGCGTCGCTCCGCACTCGCCGAGGCGGAGGCCATCGAGGGCGCCAAGCGCGGTGAGGCCGAGAAGGCCCGCCGTACGGCGGAGGCCGACGCGACCCGTGCCGAGGGTGAGGCCACCGCGGCCGCGACCCTGGCGGTCGGCCAGGCGGAGGCAGAGGCGATGGACAAGCGGGCCGAGGCGTTCGCCCACTACAACGACGCCGCCGTGCTCCAGATGCTGATCGAGGTGCTGCCTCAGATCGCCCGCGAGGTGGCCGCGCCCATCGCCGCCATCGACCAGCTCACCGTGATCTCCTCCGACGGCGCCGGCGCGCTGCCCCGCCAGGTGAACGACAACGTGGTGCAGACGCTGAACATGCTCAAGACCTCGACCGGGCTCGACCTCGAGGCCCTGATCAAGAAGTCGATCAGCAAGGCCGCCGAGGGCAGCGGCCTGGAGGTCGACGGGGCAGTGGCGGAGTCGCGCTAG
- a CDS encoding acyltransferase, with protein sequence MKRRQRWANSCVHAMWQRVQRAGEIVPGTRAAEEFGRLGEGSSIGFPAATLMGVRSIHVGERTLIGRHVTLSVGYGPGDSALPERGLVIGDRCVVGARTSLTAHSSILVEDDVWFGQDVFVSDASHGYQELGVPIGRQLGAHQPVVVGAGSWIGHGAIILPGSVIGRNVVVAAGSVVRGTVEDHAVVGGSPVRVLRRYEAGLGWLTPGGDLRPVRHPPGSSAPIAQAHPAG encoded by the coding sequence GTGAAACGACGCCAGCGGTGGGCCAACTCCTGCGTGCACGCCATGTGGCAGCGGGTGCAGCGGGCCGGAGAGATCGTCCCCGGCACCCGTGCCGCCGAGGAGTTCGGCCGCCTGGGTGAGGGCAGCAGCATCGGCTTTCCGGCGGCCACCCTGATGGGCGTGCGCTCGATCCATGTCGGCGAGCGCACGTTGATCGGGCGCCACGTGACGCTGTCGGTGGGCTACGGACCCGGCGACAGCGCCCTGCCCGAGCGCGGCCTGGTCATCGGCGACCGCTGCGTGGTCGGCGCCCGGACGAGCCTCACCGCGCACAGCTCGATCCTCGTCGAGGACGACGTGTGGTTCGGGCAGGACGTCTTCGTCTCCGACGCCAGCCACGGCTACCAGGAGCTGGGCGTGCCGATCGGGAGGCAGCTGGGTGCGCACCAGCCGGTGGTCGTCGGGGCCGGGTCCTGGATCGGCCACGGCGCGATCATCCTGCCGGGCTCGGTCATCGGCCGCAACGTCGTCGTCGCGGCCGGCTCCGTCGTCCGCGGCACGGTGGAGGACCACGCCGTGGTCGGCGGTTCGCCGGTGCGCGTGCTGCGCCGCTACGAGGCCGGCCTGGGCTGGCTGACGCCCGGCGGCGACCTCCGCCCGGTCCGGCACCCGCCCGGCTCGTCGGCGCCCATCGCGCAGGCTCACCCGGCCGGGTGA
- a CDS encoding AGE family epimerase/isomerase gives MTDHAPGSASYLAAQRADLLRFARGSRTARGFGYLDADGAVDPARPVELWITCRMTHVFALGLLAAEPPAAGGPNVEDLRSLTGHGVGALRTAFADGEHGGWFAAVGQSGEDEVVDASKQAYGHAFVVLAASSAAVAGIAGADELLRDALDCLDRRFWREEDGLVVDRWDRAWTELDPYRGVNANMHTVEALLAAGDVTGEARWHERAGRIAARVAGWSGANRWRIPEHFDTRWRPLLEHHRDVPAHPFQPYGATVGHGLEWARLMVAARESLGEAAPAGLLEAATALADRAVTDGWAADGAEGFVYTTDWEGVPVVHARMHWVAAEAVNTAEVLHRVTGEQRWTDRSHSWWAHIDRCLVDHRRGSWIHELDGHNRPSGETWPGKPDVYHAYQAALLPTLPVTPSFAAALAASLGA, from the coding sequence ATGACCGACCACGCCCCCGGCTCCGCGTCGTACCTCGCGGCCCAGCGCGCCGATCTGCTCCGCTTCGCGCGCGGCTCCCGGACCGCCCGTGGCTTCGGCTACCTCGACGCCGACGGGGCGGTGGACCCCGCGCGGCCGGTCGAGCTCTGGATCACCTGCCGCATGACCCACGTGTTCGCGCTGGGTCTGCTGGCCGCGGAGCCCCCCGCGGCCGGCGGACCGAACGTCGAGGACCTCCGGTCCCTGACCGGGCACGGCGTCGGCGCGCTGCGCACCGCCTTCGCCGACGGGGAGCATGGCGGATGGTTCGCCGCCGTCGGGCAGAGCGGGGAGGACGAGGTGGTCGATGCGAGCAAGCAGGCCTACGGCCACGCGTTCGTCGTGCTGGCCGCGAGCTCGGCCGCCGTGGCCGGCATCGCCGGCGCCGACGAGCTCCTGCGCGACGCGCTGGACTGCCTGGACCGGCGGTTCTGGCGCGAGGAGGACGGGCTGGTGGTCGACCGGTGGGACCGCGCCTGGACCGAGCTCGACCCCTACCGCGGTGTCAATGCCAACATGCACACCGTCGAGGCGCTGCTCGCCGCGGGCGACGTCACCGGCGAGGCCCGCTGGCACGAGCGCGCTGGCCGCATCGCCGCCCGCGTCGCCGGCTGGTCCGGTGCCAACCGGTGGCGCATCCCGGAGCACTTCGACACGCGCTGGCGCCCCCTGCTCGAGCACCACCGCGACGTCCCCGCGCACCCGTTCCAGCCCTACGGCGCCACCGTCGGGCATGGCCTGGAGTGGGCCCGGCTGATGGTGGCGGCGCGGGAGTCGCTGGGCGAGGCGGCTCCGGCGGGGCTGCTCGAGGCCGCGACGGCGCTCGCCGACCGCGCGGTGACCGACGGCTGGGCCGCCGACGGGGCGGAGGGGTTCGTCTACACCACCGACTGGGAGGGGGTGCCCGTCGTGCACGCCCGCATGCACTGGGTGGCCGCCGAGGCCGTCAACACCGCGGAGGTGCTGCACCGGGTCACCGGCGAGCAGCGCTGGACCGACCGGTCGCACAGCTGGTGGGCGCACATCGACCGGTGCCTGGTCGACCACCGAAGAGGGTCCTGGATCCACGAGCTGGACGGGCACAACCGCCCCTCCGGCGAGACCTGGCCGGGCAAGCCGGACGTCTACCACGCCTACCAGGCGGCGCTCCTGCCGACGCTGCCGGTCACGCCGTCGTTCGCGGCGGCGCTCGCCGCTAGCCTCGGCGCGTGA
- a CDS encoding ABC-F family ATP-binding cassette domain-containing protein: MSATLVAKALSGGHAHRTLFEGLDLTVAPGDVVGVVGANGAGKTTLLRLLAGQATPLAGTVSTAPSDAFVGWLPQEHERVPGETVGQYLARRTGAAAAAETMEATAAALGSGEPGADDAYAVALDHWLASGAPDLEERIPAVLGDLRLDVGTEALMTSLSGGQAARVGLAALLLSRFDVVLLDEPTNDLDLDGLERLERLVTGMRAGIVLVSHDREFLARCVTRVVELDLAQQQVRVYDGGYDAFLEERDVVRRHAREAYEQFAGTKADLVARARTQREWSSQGVRNAMKKSPDNDKIRRRAQSESSEKQGQKVRQMESRIARLEEVEEPRKEWELRFEIAAAPRSSTVVATLDQAVVRRGDFVLGPVSAQVSAGDRIGITGPNGAGKTTLLGLLLGEVSPDSGRASRGASLAVGQIDQARAVLPEDTTLGEAFEAAVPDLAPADVRTLLAKFGLKADQVASLVGRLSPGERTRAAMALLQARAVNVLVLDEPTNHLDLPAIEQLEKALAAYDGALLLVSHDRRLLDNVSLDQRWHVDAGTVTVR, from the coding sequence GTGAGTGCCACCCTGGTCGCCAAGGCCCTGTCCGGAGGGCACGCGCACCGGACCCTGTTCGAGGGCCTCGACCTCACCGTCGCGCCCGGCGACGTGGTCGGGGTCGTGGGGGCCAACGGAGCGGGCAAGACCACCCTGCTGCGACTCCTGGCCGGCCAGGCCACGCCACTGGCCGGCACCGTGTCGACGGCACCGTCGGACGCCTTCGTCGGCTGGCTCCCCCAGGAGCACGAGCGGGTGCCCGGGGAGACGGTCGGCCAGTACCTGGCCCGTCGTACCGGAGCCGCCGCGGCCGCCGAGACGATGGAGGCCACCGCGGCGGCGCTCGGGTCGGGCGAGCCCGGCGCCGACGACGCCTACGCCGTGGCGCTGGATCACTGGCTCGCGTCGGGCGCCCCCGACCTCGAGGAGCGGATCCCGGCCGTGCTGGGCGACCTGCGTCTCGACGTCGGGACCGAGGCGCTCATGACCTCGCTGTCCGGCGGTCAGGCGGCCCGGGTCGGCCTGGCGGCGCTGCTGCTGAGCCGGTTCGACGTCGTGCTGCTGGACGAGCCGACCAACGACCTGGACCTGGACGGCCTCGAGCGGCTGGAGCGGCTGGTCACGGGGATGCGTGCCGGGATCGTCCTGGTCTCCCACGACCGGGAGTTCCTCGCCCGGTGCGTCACCCGCGTCGTCGAGCTCGACCTCGCCCAGCAGCAGGTGCGGGTCTACGACGGCGGCTACGACGCGTTCCTCGAGGAGCGCGACGTCGTGCGCCGCCACGCGCGCGAGGCCTACGAGCAGTTCGCCGGCACCAAGGCCGACCTCGTGGCGCGGGCCCGCACGCAGCGCGAGTGGAGCTCCCAAGGCGTGCGCAACGCCATGAAGAAGAGCCCGGACAACGACAAGATCCGGCGTCGCGCGCAGAGCGAGTCGTCGGAGAAGCAGGGCCAGAAGGTCCGGCAGATGGAGTCGCGCATCGCCCGTCTGGAGGAGGTCGAGGAGCCGCGCAAGGAGTGGGAGCTGCGCTTCGAGATCGCCGCGGCGCCTCGCTCCAGCACGGTGGTCGCCACCTTGGACCAGGCCGTGGTGCGACGCGGCGACTTCGTGCTCGGGCCGGTCTCGGCGCAGGTCAGCGCCGGCGACCGGATCGGCATCACCGGGCCCAACGGGGCCGGCAAGACCACCCTCCTGGGGCTGCTGCTCGGGGAGGTGTCACCCGACAGCGGGCGGGCCTCCCGCGGGGCCTCCCTCGCCGTGGGCCAGATCGACCAGGCCCGGGCCGTGCTTCCCGAGGACACCACGCTCGGCGAGGCCTTCGAGGCCGCGGTGCCCGATCTCGCGCCGGCCGACGTACGGACCCTGCTGGCGAAGTTCGGGCTCAAGGCCGACCAGGTCGCCAGCCTCGTGGGCCGCCTCTCCCCCGGCGAGCGCACCCGCGCCGCCATGGCGCTCCTCCAGGCGCGGGCGGTCAACGTGCTCGTCCTCGACGAGCCCACCAACCACCTGGACCTGCCCGCCATCGAGCAGCTCGAGAAGGCGCTGGCCGCCTACGACGGCGCGCTGCTGCTGGTCTCCCACGACCGGCGCCTGCTCGACAACGTCAGCCTCGACCAGCGCTGGCACGTCGACGCCGGCACGGTGACCGTGCGCTGA
- a CDS encoding ImmA/IrrE family metallo-endopeptidase yields MTDRWHPWRAVARHPDVTVVYDDPGEGNVGLVDLRTRVITLCPSLLQDERRSTLTHELVHLERGTPCGPGDPEEREVERLAARRIITLPDLVEAVRWSDHLVEQAVELWADEDMVRIRLHHLTAAEREELTRVRASCEGLEEPARAYPQEP; encoded by the coding sequence ATGACGGACAGGTGGCATCCGTGGCGGGCGGTGGCCCGGCACCCGGACGTGACGGTGGTCTACGACGACCCGGGCGAGGGCAACGTCGGCCTCGTCGACCTCCGGACCCGGGTGATCACGCTGTGTCCCAGCCTGCTCCAGGACGAGCGGCGCTCCACGCTCACCCACGAGCTCGTGCACCTGGAGCGAGGGACGCCGTGCGGACCGGGGGACCCCGAAGAGCGTGAGGTCGAGCGGCTCGCCGCGCGGCGGATCATCACCCTGCCGGACCTGGTCGAGGCGGTGAGGTGGAGCGACCACCTGGTCGAGCAGGCCGTCGAGCTCTGGGCCGACGAGGACATGGTCCGGATCCGCCTGCACCACCTCACCGCCGCCGAGCGCGAGGAGCTCACCCGGGTCCGGGCCTCGTGCGAGGGGCTGGAGGAGCCGGCCCGGGCCTACCCTCAGGAGCCATGA
- a CDS encoding DUF7224 domain-containing protein has protein sequence MSRGLTWLGGPRVATVLVAVLVALGLVPTLSRGADWLGSWKMALGAGLFGLTLIGPAASGIACAVYARFAGSGAERLVAIGPRPWWPWLRPALATWSLAAAALLAITLATTTASWLAGSVAYPETAWVVVPALCVLAAQVAVGVLLGATGRRRWLAPVAAVATFGLGVLGAVGVIADIFRVGAITGSYAGETFDASTYALQAGAALGAAAGLLLLSNRTAVGGAPLPRAVVLACVLGGAGCYVAMGQGLHEFTRPVADPQLVCRGTTVRVCLARETTRPLDDLAARMERQAAALTDLGLDLPPRFVQPEAARDPDPAHGVLSLLDEELADTVSDESAARSLATPADCAAYSADIPPPEASFDARRLLARWLLMRAGLLEPDLDDVDGAWLGAGLDEQRSWVVSTYDRLRRCDLEALRLPAGV, from the coding sequence GTGAGCCGCGGGCTCACCTGGCTGGGCGGCCCGCGGGTCGCGACGGTCCTGGTCGCGGTCCTCGTGGCCCTCGGGCTCGTGCCGACCCTGAGCCGCGGCGCCGACTGGCTCGGCTCCTGGAAGATGGCGCTCGGCGCCGGCCTGTTCGGCTTGACCCTCATCGGGCCTGCGGCGTCCGGGATCGCCTGCGCCGTCTACGCGCGCTTCGCCGGCTCGGGCGCCGAGCGGCTCGTGGCGATCGGCCCGCGTCCCTGGTGGCCGTGGCTGCGCCCCGCTCTCGCGACCTGGTCGCTCGCGGCCGCCGCGCTGCTCGCGATCACCCTCGCCACCACGACGGCGTCCTGGCTCGCCGGCAGCGTCGCGTACCCCGAGACCGCCTGGGTGGTCGTGCCGGCACTGTGCGTCCTCGCCGCCCAGGTGGCCGTCGGCGTCCTGCTCGGCGCGACCGGGCGACGCCGGTGGCTGGCACCCGTGGCGGCCGTGGCCACCTTCGGCCTCGGCGTGCTCGGCGCCGTCGGCGTCATCGCGGACATCTTCCGGGTGGGCGCCATCACCGGCTCCTACGCCGGCGAGACGTTCGACGCCTCGACGTACGCACTGCAGGCGGGAGCCGCCCTCGGCGCCGCCGCGGGGCTGCTCCTGCTGTCCAACCGCACCGCCGTGGGCGGCGCACCGCTCCCGCGCGCGGTGGTGCTCGCCTGCGTGCTGGGCGGGGCCGGCTGCTACGTCGCGATGGGGCAGGGCCTGCACGAGTTCACCCGACCCGTGGCCGACCCGCAGCTGGTGTGCCGCGGCACCACCGTCCGGGTGTGCCTGGCGCGAGAGACGACGCGTCCCCTCGACGACCTGGCCGCCCGGATGGAGCGGCAGGCGGCCGCGCTCACCGACCTGGGACTCGACCTGCCACCTCGCTTCGTCCAGCCCGAGGCCGCCCGGGATCCCGACCCGGCGCACGGCGTGCTCTCCCTGCTCGACGAGGAGCTCGCGGACACCGTCAGTGACGAGAGTGCCGCCAGGTCGCTGGCCACCCCGGCGGACTGCGCCGCCTACAGCGCCGACATCCCGCCACCCGAGGCGTCCTTCGACGCACGACGGCTGCTCGCGCGCTGGCTGCTGATGCGCGCCGGGCTGCTCGAGCCCGACCTCGACGACGTCGACGGGGCCTGGCTGGGCGCCGGGCTGGACGAGCAGCGCTCCTGGGTGGTCAGCACCTACGACCGGCTGCGACGGTGCGACCTCGAGGCGCTCCGGCTGCCCGCCGGTGTCTAG
- a CDS encoding serine hydrolase domain-containing protein, with protein sequence MKSILPRLGLAVLAASLSFGALAPGVGSAAPAAAPDTQQADPRQADPPQAKQRATDAVIQRHLDRLVSRTGFPGATVVVKGRDGKVRTYRSGAGDLTTEAPMPRRPVVRIGSNAKMFTATVVLQLAAEGLVDLDARVERYLPGLVRRNGNDGRKITVRQLLQQRSGLPDYDHQLLEAAGTLRKLSRTYYEPHELVDAALAERRVFKPGTRWAYSNTNYILLGLLAQRVTGRPISELVTQRIIKPIGLKDTYWPTPGVQRIRGVHPRGYLADGPGGTWRDSTRIDPSMGWSAGQLIGTPQDIGRFMEKLMSGDLLPPAQLKEMRQTVRAPRFDAKPGWRYGLGLASHRLTCGGLGWGHGGDIQGFQTRNLVTNDGRWAVVAANGLATTLEMVGDVSAMVDTALCRS encoded by the coding sequence ATGAAGTCGATCCTCCCCCGCCTCGGACTGGCCGTGCTGGCCGCGAGCCTGTCCTTCGGCGCCCTCGCGCCGGGAGTCGGCTCCGCGGCCCCCGCGGCTGCCCCCGACACCCAGCAGGCCGATCCCCGGCAGGCCGACCCCCCGCAAGCCAAGCAGCGGGCCACCGATGCCGTGATCCAGCGCCATCTGGACCGCCTCGTCTCGCGCACCGGCTTCCCGGGGGCCACGGTCGTGGTCAAGGGGCGTGACGGCAAGGTACGCACCTACCGCTCCGGTGCCGGCGACCTGACCACGGAGGCCCCGATGCCGCGCCGGCCCGTCGTACGGATCGGGAGCAACGCCAAGATGTTCACCGCGACGGTCGTGCTGCAGCTCGCCGCCGAGGGACTGGTCGACCTGGATGCCCGGGTCGAGCGCTACCTGCCGGGTCTGGTCCGGCGCAATGGCAACGACGGACGCAAGATCACCGTGCGGCAGCTGCTCCAGCAGAGAAGCGGACTGCCCGACTACGACCACCAGCTCCTCGAGGCCGCCGGCACCCTGCGCAAGCTCTCCCGCACCTACTACGAGCCCCATGAGCTCGTCGACGCCGCGCTCGCGGAGCGCCGCGTCTTCAAGCCCGGGACCCGGTGGGCCTACAGCAACACCAACTACATCCTCCTGGGCCTGCTCGCACAGCGCGTGACCGGGCGACCCATCAGCGAGCTCGTGACCCAGCGGATCATCAAGCCGATCGGGCTGAAGGACACCTACTGGCCGACACCGGGGGTCCAGCGGATCCGCGGCGTCCACCCGCGCGGGTACCTCGCCGACGGGCCGGGCGGCACCTGGCGCGACTCGACCCGGATCGACCCGTCCATGGGCTGGTCGGCCGGCCAGCTCATCGGGACCCCGCAGGACATCGGCCGCTTCATGGAGAAGCTCATGAGCGGCGACCTGCTGCCGCCCGCCCAGCTGAAGGAGATGAGGCAGACCGTCCGGGCACCGAGGTTCGACGCGAAGCCCGGCTGGCGCTACGGGCTGGGCCTGGCCTCCCACCGCCTGACGTGCGGCGGGCTCGGCTGGGGCCATGGAGGCGACATCCAGGGCTTCCAGACGCGCAACCTGGTGACCAACGACGGCCGCTGGGCGGTCGTGGCGGCCAACGGCCTCGCGACCACCCTGGAGATGGTGGGCGACGTCAGCGCCATGGTCGACACGGCGCTCTGCCGCTCCTGA